The stretch of DNA TGCCACTACCATAATTCTAAAAGAGAGATAAACGCATAATACTTCTTGTgttaaatgttaatattaaatgtatacagcatttatctctttactaactaaaaaaaaaaggaagtaatgatatatacccgcaattttttttataactttttatacaattatattttaaaatgtaggTATTTATATGAAGTgatttatatgttattttataaaaataattctcatTTAAAGCATAATTGGGTAAAGGttgtacatatattattttcccaaaaaaatatttgagataatTATGCTCAAAGTCAAAGCAAAACTCCAATGCTAAAGAACAATTACTTCTCAAAttctgtaatatatatacaaatagaATTTAGAAATGAGATGTTGACTAGTCAATTCAAAGCCAAATTTAAACAGAAGAGTCAATAATAACACTAGTTTTCAAGGTTTCCACACCCCTATAAGGAGCCGTCCTAACCCACGACAACCAAAACCTAGTTGAAATAATCGTAGCCGCTCTTGATGAATTTTTGCAACCACTtccaggaaaaaataaaagaaataattaataacttgGTCGCATGGAATTTCCACATTTTTACGTTAAACATCACAATAAACGTATATAGACTCCTACTACACGTCTAAAGTAAACATGCTATTGATTTTACTTTCTGAGCTATACATGATCGCATGATTTTCGAAAGTAAGCAGAAATTATTACAGCACTGTGCAGGtttgaaaaactgaaattattaGAGCATGAGCATGAGCATGAGCATGATGATGAGGAGGTAGATCATCATGAGAGATCAGGGGCTGCAATAAATCAGGCTGGAGCTAACTAGCTAGTTAGCCCATCATCTTTCTGAGTATTCTTTCTTGCTGATGAACGCCTCCATGGGACCACCTGCTTAAAGCTTTCATAAACGCTTGCCTGCAATTGGATCATCACACACACATCAATTGTTACAGAAATTAATCAAACCACCATTTACAGATCATAAGATttcaattttccttttcttgtggAGCCAGAAGGTTTCCTCAGCTAAGCTAATGCTCCAAAATCAATTTCAAGGAATATGAAAAACACAATGATCTGTTGATGTTTAGGGGGGTGGGGTTCAAACTTCAATCTCTGTTTATGTGAATTGAAAACAAGAAGCACGACGGAAAAAAGTTGCCAACAAATAATTCCCAATCTCTGTTCTGGTTCAAATGATTGAAAAGTTTGAGCCTTaaaggaaaaagtaaaaagaaaaatggatgtTCCAAGAGACTTGGATAGCCCATGATCATCACTTGGTTGCAACATTAACAAAGAGTTCAAAGTggattttttagttaaaaactcgtgattttgtataaatttaattcaatacCTTCACACAATATCTAAATATTGGTTCCTGATCTTCGTTAAAGTCATGATAATCAAAATGACTCCAAATCATGCATAATCTTTCTTTGTTAAAGATGAACTTAATAAAAAGGAGATCAATATTAATGGAATAGAATGGgtctttcaaacattttttgtgaattttggaaCTTACCAACAAATGAGAGCTTGTGTTTGCAAGACTCAGAAAGCTCCCTTTCCTGCTAACTCTCGTGATCTTCCCCTTAGTATTATTGCCACCGCCATGATCACCGTCGATCACCGAAGAAGAGGAGAAGTCAAAACTACCCTGGAAAACCTGCTTATTCTTCCTGAAACTACCCCACCTCATTGACCGGAAATGGCCTCCCCTCTCCTTTGACGTTAATCTCCTGCCCACATCCTGATCTGGGCTTCTGAAAGAAAACCTGTGGCTGTGAGACACAGTCCGCCCCAGTACGTAAGGCCCGTCCAAGACCGTGGTAGGGGACGGCATGTTGATGGATTTACTCTCACTTAGCAGCAATCTCGGAGGCAGTTCCAAGATTCTTGCGGCAGTCTCTGGTTTGGAATTGGCGGCGCATGGCTGCCTAGGCTTCCCTGGTGCTTCCTCCCAGTGAAATGGAACAGACGCTGTGGCTCGGAGCGGTGGTGTTAGCATTCCTGTTGACTCCTGATCCGACAGCTTGTTTGGAAGTGAGAACAACGAGAGCTTTGGTGTGGAGCTTGCTTCATAGTCTGGCTCAGACGACCCCATCTCTCTGATCTCTACCTCTCTCTGAAGGCgttcttctttttcttaaaaactcACCAACCCAATTCTCACTGTTGAAAAACATGCATACCCATCAGACTTCTTGGTCACTTTTTGAGGTTggattgtgaattttttatagaGAGAGAACCATATATGGGTCAGTGAGtccttttagagagagaaagggtgGTGGTGAATGTGAACTGTGAGGGTCGGTCACAGAAAACGCTCCCGGCGCTTCTTCTTCACGAGAAAttgccatttttctttcttttatcctAGCACGCCTTTGTTAGGAAAGAAACCCTGGGTCCCACCTTAGAAATCCTGCCTTTTTATTGGTGGGTAACGACCAGCAACGGTCATTTACCATTACCATTTTGTTCATTTGAAAAGTCATATCTGGGGAGAGCTTTCTGCATTAAGGTGAATTACATCTAAACAATTTAAGAGCAAGTGTGAGCAGAGAATGTGTAACGGTTTGGTCTTATAATGGATAGAACTGATCATGCTATATTTATGGGCAATGAGTGTACGAAATGCCAATTGCCAACTACAagtctacatatatatatatatatatatatatataaatcaaaccataAATCTATAACCATTCACTTGATTTGTaagatatttaattttaaacttttacttataaatcaaatcatatttggtgataaaaataaaataaatgctttaattacaaagaaattttataaaataaactcacaaactgatgtgttTTGGTGTGGTACGTTAAATAacaaaactacttttattataaagtagatatatcgtatcatataaaaacatgttagtttgtgaatttatttttataaaatttctttattattgtaataccttactaaaaataattgtaaaaaagatTATACGCGTGTTGCTGCTCTAATAGAATATTAGTTTATAGAAGATAAACTTTGATATTGATAGATTTGTAAAAGGGTACAAGAGTAATGACCAACCACATTTTCTTGTTCTGTTCCTTTCTTTGGGTCAAATTGTTGCattaataataatgaagaaatctatacaataataatatgtaTAGGGACTCAAAAGGCCACTAATAAAAGGCTTGGATGCCATCCATGTCATCTAGTTAGGTGCCATTTTTTTATTGTCATAAGATACCCTAAATTTCTAAAAAgtcctttaattta from Juglans microcarpa x Juglans regia isolate MS1-56 chromosome 3S, Jm3101_v1.0, whole genome shotgun sequence encodes:
- the LOC121258273 gene encoding uncharacterized protein At4g00950-like, whose amino-acid sequence is MGSSEPDYEASSTPKLSLFSLPNKLSDQESTGMLTPPLRATASVPFHWEEAPGKPRQPCAANSKPETAARILELPPRLLLSESKSINMPSPTTVLDGPYVLGRTVSHSHRFSFRSPDQDVGRRLTSKERGGHFRSMRWGSFRKNKQVFQGSFDFSSSSVIDGDHGGGNNTKGKITRVSRKGSFLSLANTSSHLLASVYESFKQVVPWRRSSARKNTQKDDGLTS